One genomic window of Micromonospora sp. WMMD1128 includes the following:
- a CDS encoding amidohydrolase family protein, translating to MKGNHFIFDNAIHMYKLTEDNYDETYGGGRKSTNALVEYAKKYSKPGFPYDDISDRELSVEDAYRLIFEESDTDIAMAQTVPSHGGWKLGFSPAENNYKLKEAYPDRVLFCGGVDPITHGRYGAVTEAIRQIREWGAVSFKFYQAHSGGVSWRIDDPDVAYPIWEACLEHGVTNVQFHKGLAFNTQHIADLAPYDLERAAQDFPEMNFIVHHLGEPFIDETINIASRYENIHLALTAWINQYPVAPRAALHAIGKCLLHVGPDRLLWGSEAFVWPKVQAYIDLFADMTMPEDLQDGYGYPELTDEVKDKIFGRNFARLMGIDIEAKTEALYGAGAATPAHKAVRRGRR from the coding sequence GTGAAGGGCAACCACTTCATCTTCGACAACGCCATCCACATGTACAAGCTCACCGAGGACAACTACGACGAGACGTACGGCGGTGGCCGCAAGTCGACGAACGCCCTGGTGGAGTACGCGAAGAAGTACTCGAAGCCGGGTTTCCCCTACGACGACATCTCCGACCGGGAGCTCTCCGTCGAGGACGCCTACCGCCTCATCTTCGAGGAGTCCGACACCGACATCGCCATGGCGCAGACGGTGCCGAGCCACGGCGGCTGGAAGCTCGGCTTCTCCCCGGCGGAGAACAACTACAAGCTGAAGGAGGCATATCCCGACCGGGTGCTCTTCTGCGGCGGCGTCGACCCGATCACGCACGGGCGGTACGGCGCCGTCACCGAGGCGATCCGGCAGATCCGGGAGTGGGGCGCGGTCAGCTTCAAGTTCTACCAGGCCCACTCCGGCGGCGTGTCCTGGCGCATCGACGACCCCGACGTGGCGTATCCGATCTGGGAGGCGTGCCTGGAGCACGGGGTGACGAACGTGCAGTTCCACAAGGGGCTGGCGTTCAACACCCAGCACATCGCCGACCTGGCCCCCTACGACCTGGAGCGCGCGGCCCAGGACTTCCCGGAGATGAACTTCATCGTCCACCACCTCGGCGAGCCGTTCATCGACGAGACCATCAACATCGCCTCGCGCTACGAGAACATCCACCTGGCGCTGACCGCCTGGATCAACCAGTACCCGGTCGCGCCCCGCGCGGCGCTGCACGCGATCGGCAAGTGTCTGCTCCACGTCGGCCCGGACCGGCTGCTCTGGGGCTCGGAGGCGTTCGTCTGGCCCAAGGTGCAGGCGTACATCGACCTGTTCGCGGACATGACGATGCCGGAGGACCTACAGGACGGCTACGGCTACCCCGAGTTGACCGACGAGGTCAAGGACAAGATCTTCGGTCGCAACTTCGCCCGGCTGATGGGGATCGACATCGAGGCGAAGACCGAGGCCCTGTACGGCGCCGGGGCCGCCACCCCGGCCCACAAGGCGGTGCGCCGTGGCCGCCGCTGA
- a CDS encoding NifU family protein — MAAADLSRAADQALEGKVRQLVEAHGGGITVAVDDAGDARVSFKGRCRACPSAPVTMGALVRPALLQVEGVRSVSREGGVSRFAEERIARMFGISSHRPDEEEQS, encoded by the coding sequence GTGGCCGCCGCTGACCTGAGCCGTGCGGCCGACCAGGCGTTGGAGGGGAAGGTCCGGCAGCTCGTCGAGGCGCACGGCGGCGGCATCACCGTCGCGGTCGACGACGCGGGCGACGCCCGGGTCAGCTTCAAGGGCCGGTGTCGGGCGTGTCCGTCCGCCCCGGTCACCATGGGCGCGCTGGTGCGCCCGGCGTTGTTGCAGGTCGAGGGCGTCCGCTCGGTGTCCCGGGAGGGCGGCGTGTCCCGCTTCGCCGAGGAGCGGATCGCCCGCATGTTCGGCATCAGCAGCCATCGTCCGGACGAGGAGGAGCAGTCATGA
- a CDS encoding heme-binding protein, producing MSGRTGRAPRRNGYRRRDPFLPYQDEAPTSSVPSTVVNRPTIAHAAARAALDAAVARAESMGLPVTVAICDESGVLKAYQRMDGAPLVTVQLAQDKAYTAVGFGLSSDGWYDFIKDDGPLAMGAPAGIDRLVTFGGGFPIRVDGAVVGAIGVSGGHYTQDMEVAEAGLAVLG from the coding sequence ATGAGTGGTCGCACCGGTCGGGCCCCGCGCCGCAACGGATATCGCCGGCGGGATCCGTTCCTGCCGTACCAGGACGAGGCGCCGACGTCGTCCGTGCCGTCCACCGTGGTCAACCGGCCGACGATCGCGCACGCGGCGGCCCGCGCCGCGCTCGACGCCGCGGTGGCGCGGGCCGAGTCGATGGGGCTTCCGGTCACGGTCGCGATCTGTGACGAGAGCGGGGTGCTGAAGGCGTACCAGCGGATGGACGGCGCCCCGCTGGTCACCGTGCAGCTCGCCCAGGACAAGGCGTACACCGCGGTCGGCTTCGGGCTGAGCAGCGACGGATGGTACGACTTCATCAAGGACGACGGGCCGCTCGCCATGGGGGCGCCCGCCGGCATCGACCGGCTGGTCACGTTCGGCGGCGGTTTCCCGATCCGGGTCGACGGAGCGGTCGTGGGCGCGATCGGGGTCAGCGGCGGCCACTACACCCAGGACATGGAGGTCGCCGAGGCCGGTCTGGCGGTGCTCGGGTGA
- a CDS encoding enoyl-CoA hydratase-related protein produces MTAAVDRSEVGLEVVDGVAVITLDAPRRRNALTLAMARELVETVARVDADPRVRAAVVRGGGGHFCAGAHRALLDDVAEDPADPRRYADLGVVYESFHRLGRLGVPVVAAVRGAAVGAGVNLLLAADVRVVAENARIVAGFGAIGLHPGGGHLLLAATALGRSGAAAMTLLNQEIDGRRAAQAGLAWECVADDEVDARALALAAQAPADPELSRQITASFRRSAGPGADAWEQAMQAERAAQMWSLRRRAVR; encoded by the coding sequence GTGACGGCGGCCGTGGACCGGTCCGAGGTCGGCCTGGAGGTCGTCGACGGCGTCGCGGTCATCACGCTCGACGCGCCGCGGCGTCGCAACGCGCTCACCCTCGCGATGGCGCGTGAGCTGGTGGAGACGGTCGCGCGGGTCGACGCCGACCCGCGGGTGCGCGCCGCCGTGGTGCGCGGCGGCGGCGGGCACTTCTGCGCCGGAGCGCACCGGGCCCTGCTCGACGACGTGGCGGAGGATCCCGCGGACCCCCGTCGCTACGCCGACCTCGGCGTCGTCTACGAGTCGTTCCACCGGCTGGGTCGGCTCGGCGTCCCGGTCGTCGCGGCGGTCCGCGGCGCCGCCGTCGGCGCCGGAGTCAACCTGCTGCTCGCCGCGGACGTCCGGGTCGTGGCCGAGAACGCTCGCATCGTCGCGGGTTTCGGCGCGATCGGGTTGCATCCCGGCGGCGGGCACCTGCTGCTCGCGGCCACCGCGCTCGGTCGTTCCGGCGCGGCTGCCATGACACTGCTCAACCAGGAGATCGACGGACGGCGCGCGGCGCAGGCCGGACTGGCCTGGGAGTGCGTCGCCGACGACGAGGTGGACGCGCGGGCCCTGGCCCTGGCCGCGCAAGCCCCGGCCGACCCGGAGCTGAGCCGCCAGATCACCGCGTCCTTCCGCCGCTCGGCCGGCCCCGGCGCCGACGCGTGGGAGCAGGCGATGCAGGCGGAGCGGGCCGCGCAGATGTGGTCGCTGCGCCGGCGGGCCGTGCGGTGA
- a CDS encoding CoA transferase, translating into MSGPLHGVRVLDLTSTFSGPYCTLMLADLGADVVKIEPPGGDIARHLGASTVPGMAAVFLNMNRGKRSVVLDLGTPEGRAELARLVPTADVLVHNMRPGAAERLGLSYPDCAGLHPGLVYCAIPGFSGDSPHADRPAYDDIIQGASGLAALQSINQDEPGYVVTPVADKLAGLTAVVGVLAALRHRDETGQGQRVEVPMFDTMFAFGLLEQLDGWTFEPPVAPPVYPRTAAANRRPYRTRDGHLCVMIYTERQWRRFLDRAGRGAVLDDPRFNTVGRRIANADALYGIVAEIMSTRSTDEWLAILDHLDVPCAPLARYEELLRDPDLAARGVVSLVDHPAVGTLRSIAAPINLSATPLAPYRPAPMLGEHQADVLGTP; encoded by the coding sequence GTGAGCGGCCCGCTGCACGGCGTACGGGTGCTGGATCTGACCAGTACCTTCTCCGGTCCGTACTGCACCCTCATGCTCGCCGACCTGGGCGCCGACGTGGTCAAGATCGAGCCACCCGGCGGCGACATCGCCCGGCACCTCGGCGCCAGCACCGTGCCGGGCATGGCAGCGGTGTTCCTGAACATGAACCGGGGCAAGCGCAGTGTCGTGCTCGACCTCGGGACGCCGGAGGGGCGGGCGGAACTGGCCCGGCTCGTGCCGACCGCCGACGTGCTCGTGCACAACATGCGGCCCGGCGCGGCCGAGCGCCTCGGCCTGTCCTACCCGGACTGCGCGGGTCTGCACCCCGGGCTGGTCTACTGCGCGATCCCCGGGTTCAGCGGCGACAGCCCGCACGCCGACCGCCCGGCCTACGACGACATCATCCAGGGCGCCTCCGGCCTGGCCGCGCTCCAGAGCATCAACCAGGACGAGCCCGGGTACGTCGTCACCCCGGTCGCGGACAAGCTCGCCGGTCTCACCGCCGTCGTCGGGGTGCTCGCCGCGCTGCGCCACCGGGACGAGACCGGTCAGGGACAGCGGGTCGAGGTCCCGATGTTCGACACCATGTTCGCCTTCGGCCTGCTCGAACAACTCGACGGCTGGACGTTCGAGCCACCCGTCGCGCCGCCGGTCTATCCGCGGACGGCCGCCGCCAACCGCCGCCCGTACCGCACCCGTGACGGGCACCTCTGCGTCATGATCTACACCGAGCGTCAGTGGCGGCGGTTCCTCGACCGGGCCGGTCGCGGCGCGGTGCTTGACGATCCGCGCTTCAACACCGTCGGCAGGCGGATCGCCAATGCCGATGCGCTGTACGGCATCGTCGCCGAGATCATGAGCACCAGATCCACCGACGAGTGGCTCGCGATCCTCGACCACCTCGACGTGCCGTGCGCGCCGCTGGCCCGCTACGAGGAGCTGTTACGGGACCCGGATCTCGCCGCCCGTGGTGTCGTCTCGCTCGTCGACCACCCGGCTGTCGGGACGCTGCGCAGCATCGCCGCACCCATCAACCTGTCCGCCACCCCGCTCGCGCCGTACCGTCCCGCGCCGATGCTGGGTGAGCACCAGGCGGACGTTCTGGGTACGCCGTGA
- a CDS encoding acyl-CoA dehydrogenase family protein gives MTSVERAEIRHQLERWRRAGRFEPRCDSWLLGYDEEFSRLLAAHGWIGLTWEPRYGGHGRGFVDRFVLTEELLRAGAPVAAHWIADRQIGPAVARWGTEELKADVLPRIAAGEARFCLGMSEPEAGSDLAAVRTRAERVPGGWALTGQKVWSSHAHRATHAYVLARTGGTPTGPARHEGLTEFVLDLDQPGVTVRPIPDLRGPGHFCEVFLDGAVVPDAWVLGVVGNGWSQVTDQLSFERGGPERVLSTYPLLRLMLAAAGNGGCGELVARLTALRALGRQVAARMDAGEAPVAAAATLKLLGNRFEADVIEAARGLTRAEVGAAAWPRFVAMLADAQLSAPGFTLRGGTTEVLGVLVARAALKEAR, from the coding sequence GTGACGTCCGTCGAACGGGCCGAGATCCGGCACCAGTTGGAGCGGTGGCGGCGCGCGGGCCGCTTCGAGCCGCGCTGCGACTCGTGGCTGCTCGGGTACGACGAGGAGTTCAGCCGGTTGCTCGCCGCCCACGGCTGGATCGGGCTCACCTGGGAGCCACGGTACGGCGGGCACGGTCGTGGCTTCGTCGACCGGTTCGTGCTCACCGAGGAACTGCTGCGGGCCGGCGCCCCGGTCGCCGCGCACTGGATCGCCGACCGGCAGATCGGTCCGGCCGTGGCGCGGTGGGGCACCGAGGAGCTGAAGGCGGACGTCCTGCCCCGGATCGCCGCCGGCGAGGCGCGGTTCTGCCTCGGCATGAGCGAACCCGAGGCGGGCTCCGACCTCGCCGCCGTGCGTACCCGCGCCGAGCGGGTCCCCGGCGGTTGGGCGCTGACCGGGCAGAAGGTGTGGTCCAGTCACGCCCACCGGGCCACCCATGCCTACGTCCTGGCCCGCACCGGTGGCACACCGACCGGTCCGGCCCGGCACGAGGGGCTGACCGAGTTCGTCCTCGACCTCGACCAGCCGGGCGTCACCGTCCGGCCGATCCCGGATCTGCGCGGTCCGGGTCACTTCTGCGAGGTCTTCCTCGACGGTGCCGTCGTGCCCGACGCCTGGGTGCTCGGCGTCGTCGGCAACGGCTGGTCCCAGGTGACCGACCAGCTCTCGTTCGAGCGGGGCGGGCCCGAGCGCGTCCTGAGCACGTACCCCCTGCTGCGCCTGATGCTCGCCGCCGCCGGCAACGGGGGGTGCGGCGAACTCGTCGCCCGGCTCACCGCGCTGCGGGCCCTCGGCCGGCAGGTGGCGGCGCGGATGGACGCGGGGGAGGCGCCGGTCGCCGCCGCCGCGACGCTCAAGCTGCTCGGCAACCGGTTCGAGGCCGACGTCATCGAGGCGGCTCGCGGACTGACCCGTGCCGAGGTGGGCGCGGCGGCATGGCCCCGGTTCGTCGCGATGCTCGCGGACGCGCAGCTGTCCGCGCCCGGTTTCACGCTGCGCGGCGGCACGACGGAGGTGCTCGGAGTGCTCGTCGCCCGGGCCGCCCTGAAGGAGGCGCGATGA
- a CDS encoding acyl-CoA dehydrogenase family protein gives MTSTADPVADAAVARLRTAVDMAAVWRITREEQWHLLAVAETDGGYGGSLADLAAVVRAIAAAGLSAPVPELYAGALGGAVGVALPIGPGEALTPWGRWCADVLVLDGSDAVVPVRDLREGRNIAGEPVDEMAVPASGQAGGSVLARWRVLHTARLAGAIEAAVGRTASYAETRVQFGRPIARFQAVASLVAEAHAQSVLTAAVLDRALTETDDPASVLSAHAVAARAAGVVARIAHQVHGAIGVTQELGLERLTRRLWAWRDLWQPEFAVERVLTAGVAARGEDYFWSADG, from the coding sequence ATGACGTCGACGGCCGATCCGGTGGCGGACGCCGCGGTGGCGCGGCTGCGCACCGCCGTGGACATGGCCGCGGTGTGGCGCATCACCCGGGAGGAACAGTGGCACCTGCTGGCCGTGGCCGAGACCGACGGTGGGTACGGGGGATCGCTCGCCGACCTCGCCGCTGTCGTACGGGCCATCGCCGCCGCCGGGCTGTCGGCCCCGGTGCCGGAGCTGTACGCCGGGGCGCTGGGCGGCGCCGTCGGGGTGGCACTGCCGATCGGGCCGGGGGAGGCGCTGACGCCGTGGGGGCGCTGGTGCGCCGATGTGCTCGTGCTCGACGGAAGCGACGCCGTGGTGCCGGTTCGGGACCTGCGGGAGGGGCGGAACATCGCGGGGGAGCCGGTCGACGAGATGGCCGTACCTGCCTCGGGTCAGGCGGGCGGGTCGGTGCTGGCGCGTTGGCGGGTGTTGCACACCGCACGGCTGGCCGGGGCGATCGAGGCGGCGGTGGGGCGTACCGCCTCCTACGCGGAGACCCGGGTGCAGTTCGGCCGACCGATCGCCCGCTTCCAGGCCGTGGCGTCACTCGTGGCCGAGGCGCACGCCCAGTCGGTGCTCACGGCGGCCGTGCTCGACCGTGCGCTGACCGAGACGGATGACCCGGCCTCGGTGCTGAGCGCGCACGCGGTCGCGGCGCGGGCCGCCGGTGTCGTCGCGCGGATCGCGCACCAGGTGCACGGGGCGATCGGCGTGACGCAGGAACTGGGGCTGGAGCGGCTGACCCGGCGACTGTGGGCGTGGCGGGACCTGTGGCAGCCCGAGTTCGCGGTCGAGCGCGTCCTCACGGCCGGCGTGGCCGCGCGCGGGGAAGACTACTTCTGGAGTGCTGATGGATGA
- a CDS encoding SDR family oxidoreductase encodes MDDSLTGRTAVVTGAGSGIGLEIAQRFAGEGCHLVVADLDPSACERLPGVTVVAADLGTAEGVRRVTDAAATAFTGVDILVNNVAVAPYRDSFTAIDDAAWQRTWEINVMSCVRLCRAIVPRMAERGGGSVVNIGSEAARHPKPYLVDYAVSKAALLALAKALSMEYGPAGVRVNTVAPGPTRTSTMEVFLASLAQRLGIDTEAAADHFVHEMRRLALGRMNEPADVAAVVRFLAGPASRQVTGAEYSVNAGSTASI; translated from the coding sequence ATGGATGACTCGTTGACCGGCCGGACGGCCGTCGTGACCGGAGCCGGTTCCGGTATCGGCCTCGAGATCGCGCAGAGGTTCGCCGGCGAGGGCTGTCACCTCGTGGTCGCCGACCTGGACCCGTCCGCGTGTGAGCGGTTACCCGGCGTCACGGTGGTTGCCGCCGACCTGGGTACGGCGGAGGGCGTGCGACGTGTCACCGACGCCGCCGCCACCGCCTTCACCGGAGTCGACATCCTGGTGAACAACGTGGCCGTGGCACCGTATCGCGACTCGTTCACCGCTATCGACGACGCGGCGTGGCAGCGCACGTGGGAGATCAACGTGATGTCGTGCGTACGCCTCTGCCGAGCGATCGTCCCGAGGATGGCCGAGCGCGGCGGCGGCAGCGTCGTGAACATCGGCTCCGAGGCCGCCCGGCACCCCAAGCCGTACCTGGTCGACTACGCGGTGAGCAAGGCCGCGCTGCTGGCCCTGGCCAAGGCGCTGTCGATGGAGTACGGCCCGGCGGGGGTCCGGGTCAACACGGTGGCGCCGGGTCCGACCCGCACGTCGACCATGGAGGTCTTCCTCGCCTCGCTCGCACAGCGGCTCGGCATCGACACCGAGGCGGCGGCGGACCACTTCGTGCACGAGATGCGCCGGCTGGCGCTGGGCCGGATGAACGAGCCGGCGGACGTCGCCGCCGTGGTGCGTTTCCTCGCCGGCCCGGCCTCCCGCCA